From Halodesulfovibrio sp., a single genomic window includes:
- a CDS encoding AAA family ATPase, which produces MKITGLHIHGFGVFAEQELSGLSSGVNVFLGNNEAGKSTCLSFLRYMLFGLPRKGKNISHHEPLRGGNHSGVLGLDTDKFGTVRLERSFKPKRLSLSGADGSQLNESVLQALLGNVSRELYTNVYGFSLTELQSKDALTGDAVRNALYGTVHGGASYTDIVKRLAAKREALFKKGGKVPPLNKHLKELEQMRKDMNASEDSVAAYLTVSQQIAALESELAERAAELRDMGITAGTVTADIRLWSVFTEYKEKKAALEAVQPLQPFPQDGLVRFEACDAAYKEKQEQQRLLVQDIKSAKRDIEEKQSQINAELLQQQDVVRALSEEKAVFISKENELEQLLLKEESLRRDIAAIFEQLGTDWNAERIKDFDLSDNTRREVAQLEEQVDAAKQTVALAQNETARLTGVFEDTQRTVEQRTYEFEQNADVVRFTTSKGSQDSAKVDLQKTKEILRSVRSRLPMALAKAHGVTQPAILVPAVVGGVGAVITLLSFFDSASSGMTYAGIGILLLAVAGAFWGMKQQKNQQTSQQDALITLMRSASYIFPNPEISEVCLLQAEDLFEDMQRGVMAYEALQDKVRQAQKDYESAEEQLEKAKRNEQDADEILTAAHAKVEEWLSERGVSTSLRVQHIPETLQLIKDAKLTLRQISDFEARKSSIQDSLNVFAKQQDAVCASSGIEQEYAFDKTIKRDITQDKLLRILTESESAQVAVRTLSETLQKDVASAKALQESLVTLREEIGELFSIAKAKDENSFREAHAVYTKQQDLLSSYETLTASLIAASEDGDIAKLAARIGQQSQQELEVTASELTASIEIKEREQEELRQKLIQAKVEQEKLTSMEEQAQQRAQSEALKEEANGLAKDWARYRITEHLLSRARERFEREQQPEVVKQAGKFFQTITKGAYSGVFKPLGEESIFALAQDGTRREPEELSRGTVEQLYLSLRLGHILRHSQQNEPLPVIMDDIMVNFDPTRAKSTAETIAELAKHNQVFLFTCHPQTVDLMQEYAENPAVFTVQNGMLGVVTG; this is translated from the coding sequence ATGAAGATTACTGGCCTTCATATACACGGCTTCGGTGTTTTCGCAGAGCAGGAGCTTTCTGGACTTTCTTCCGGTGTGAACGTGTTTTTAGGAAATAACGAGGCGGGAAAGTCTACTTGTTTGTCTTTTTTGCGCTACATGCTGTTTGGTTTGCCGCGTAAAGGAAAAAACATTTCGCACCATGAACCACTTCGCGGTGGTAATCATTCCGGTGTGCTCGGACTGGATACCGACAAGTTCGGAACCGTGCGTCTTGAACGTTCTTTCAAACCTAAGCGGCTTTCTCTGAGCGGTGCCGATGGCAGCCAGCTTAATGAATCTGTGTTGCAGGCATTGCTCGGTAATGTTTCCCGAGAGCTGTATACAAATGTGTACGGCTTTTCGCTTACAGAATTACAGAGCAAGGATGCGCTGACCGGGGATGCTGTACGTAACGCACTGTACGGTACGGTGCATGGCGGTGCGTCGTATACTGACATCGTCAAACGTCTTGCTGCAAAGCGTGAGGCGCTGTTTAAAAAAGGTGGCAAGGTTCCGCCACTGAACAAGCATCTCAAAGAGTTAGAGCAGATGCGGAAAGATATGAATGCCAGCGAAGACAGTGTTGCTGCATATCTTACTGTATCGCAACAAATTGCAGCGCTTGAAAGCGAGCTTGCAGAGCGTGCGGCAGAACTGCGTGATATGGGTATAACTGCTGGAACAGTAACTGCTGACATTCGTTTATGGAGCGTCTTTACAGAATATAAAGAAAAGAAAGCAGCGCTTGAAGCTGTTCAGCCATTGCAGCCATTTCCACAAGATGGTTTGGTTCGATTTGAGGCGTGCGATGCCGCATATAAAGAAAAACAAGAACAGCAACGGCTCTTGGTGCAAGACATCAAAAGCGCCAAGCGTGACATTGAAGAAAAACAATCTCAGATTAACGCGGAACTTTTGCAACAGCAGGATGTTGTGCGGGCATTGAGTGAAGAAAAAGCCGTTTTCATCAGCAAAGAAAATGAACTTGAGCAGTTGCTGTTGAAAGAAGAATCTCTGCGACGTGATATTGCAGCAATTTTCGAGCAGCTTGGCACAGACTGGAATGCTGAACGTATCAAAGATTTCGATTTATCCGACAATACGCGACGAGAAGTTGCGCAGCTTGAAGAGCAGGTAGACGCAGCAAAGCAGACTGTCGCTCTTGCTCAAAATGAAACAGCAAGGCTTACTGGTGTTTTTGAAGATACACAAAGAACAGTTGAGCAGCGTACCTATGAATTTGAACAAAATGCAGACGTAGTTCGTTTTACTACAAGTAAAGGCAGTCAGGATTCTGCAAAGGTTGATTTACAGAAAACCAAAGAGATTTTGCGGAGTGTCCGTTCTCGCCTGCCTATGGCACTTGCAAAAGCACATGGCGTAACGCAACCTGCCATTCTTGTTCCGGCAGTTGTTGGTGGTGTCGGTGCTGTTATCACCCTTCTTTCATTTTTTGACTCTGCTTCTTCCGGTATGACATACGCAGGAATCGGCATACTATTGTTGGCTGTTGCAGGTGCTTTCTGGGGAATGAAGCAGCAAAAGAATCAACAGACATCACAGCAAGATGCGTTAATAACTTTGATGCGTAGCGCATCGTATATTTTCCCGAATCCTGAAATTTCTGAAGTGTGTCTGCTTCAAGCAGAAGATTTATTCGAAGATATGCAGCGTGGTGTTATGGCGTACGAAGCATTGCAGGATAAGGTACGGCAGGCACAAAAAGACTACGAAAGTGCGGAAGAACAGCTCGAAAAAGCAAAACGTAATGAGCAAGATGCTGATGAAATTCTTACAGCTGCTCATGCAAAAGTAGAAGAATGGCTGTCAGAACGCGGGGTGTCTACTTCTTTACGTGTGCAGCATATCCCAGAGACGCTACAGCTTATTAAAGATGCGAAATTAACTTTGCGACAGATTTCTGATTTTGAAGCGCGCAAATCTTCAATACAGGATTCTTTGAATGTATTTGCAAAGCAGCAAGATGCAGTATGCGCTTCCAGTGGAATCGAACAGGAATATGCTTTTGATAAAACAATCAAGCGGGATATCACACAAGATAAACTGTTACGGATACTCACTGAATCTGAATCAGCACAGGTTGCCGTAAGAACTCTTTCCGAAACATTGCAAAAGGATGTTGCATCCGCCAAAGCCTTGCAGGAATCCTTGGTAACATTACGAGAAGAAATCGGTGAATTATTCTCGATAGCAAAAGCGAAAGATGAAAATTCATTCAGAGAAGCCCATGCTGTGTATACCAAGCAGCAAGACTTATTAAGCTCATACGAAACGCTCACGGCATCGTTGATTGCAGCAAGTGAAGATGGTGATATTGCCAAGCTTGCAGCAAGAATAGGTCAGCAAAGTCAGCAGGAGCTTGAGGTAACAGCGTCTGAATTAACTGCTTCAATTGAAATCAAAGAAAGAGAGCAAGAAGAACTGCGCCAAAAGCTTATTCAAGCGAAGGTTGAGCAGGAAAAGCTGACGTCAATGGAAGAGCAGGCTCAGCAGCGCGCACAGAGTGAAGCATTGAAAGAAGAAGCCAACGGGTTAGCAAAAGATTGGGCACGGTATCGTATTACAGAGCATTTGCTTTCTCGTGCGCGTGAGCGTTTTGAACGGGAGCAGCAGCCAGAAGTAGTAAAACAAGCCGGAAAATTCTTTCAGACGATCACAAAAGGTGCGTACAGCGGTGTTTTCAAACCGTTGGGCGAAGAAAGTATCTTTGCATTGGCTCAAGACGGAACACGACGTGAACCAGAAGAGTTAAGCCGTGGTACGGTTGAGCAGTTGTATTTATCGTTGCGGCTTGGACATATATTGCGTCATTCACAGCAAAACGAACCGTTACCTGTCATTATGGATGACATCATGGTTAACTTCGATCCAACACGGGCTAAAAGTACTGCTGAAACTATTGCAGAGTTGGCAAAGCATAATCAGGTATTCCTCTTTACTTGTCATCCACAAACCGTGGATTTAATGCAGGAGTATGCAGAAAATCCAGCTGTGTTTACAGTACAAAACGGTATGCTAGGGGTGGTAACCGGTTAG
- a CDS encoding DNA repair exonuclease — MLKASLCIQQYNVHKGRLLSMKPTFSFIHAADLHLDAAFKGVAHVSPKVAEVLRSATFEALERLTQLACSERPAFVVLAGDIYNKEDQSLKARFALLDACKRMGKAGVRVFIVHGNHDPLVETEKSFSFPDNVYVFGTAGVEQVRVETAEGDLLTVVHGISHGKHNERRKLARQYKRTDDEVFQVAVLHCTVDSVAASEQYAPASVADFTKSGIDYWALGHIHEQQIVSREPLVAYSGNIQGLHINEQGERGCLFVSVENGQASTTHHTLGTVEWKIEPIDILTIEQFDVLEEVVEHRFEEIAQQVSEQCKGVIVRLVLEGRSVLDGELRKNGAVTELTERIREGQMNNSPFVWLKDIELACKPDVDIDAMRSRPDLLGEALTVADQLITADDTDELRESVSELFGSPVSKRNLTILSDAELVQLAEEAQYLCLDLLEAE, encoded by the coding sequence TTGCTGAAAGCAAGCCTCTGTATCCAACAGTACAACGTCCATAAAGGTAGATTGCTATCCATGAAACCGACATTTTCTTTTATCCACGCAGCTGACTTGCATTTGGATGCAGCCTTTAAGGGCGTGGCTCACGTATCTCCCAAGGTGGCAGAGGTTCTGCGCTCTGCAACATTTGAAGCATTGGAGCGTTTGACACAGCTTGCATGTAGCGAACGCCCTGCTTTTGTGGTGCTTGCAGGTGATATCTATAATAAAGAAGACCAGAGCCTGAAGGCGCGCTTTGCGTTACTGGATGCGTGTAAACGTATGGGGAAAGCAGGGGTTCGTGTGTTTATTGTGCATGGAAACCATGACCCATTGGTGGAAACTGAAAAGTCGTTTAGCTTTCCAGACAATGTTTATGTGTTTGGTACTGCTGGTGTTGAGCAAGTGCGTGTAGAGACTGCCGAAGGCGATCTGCTTACCGTTGTCCATGGCATCAGCCACGGGAAACATAATGAACGCAGGAAGCTTGCCAGACAATATAAGCGCACTGACGATGAGGTATTTCAGGTGGCAGTGTTGCATTGTACTGTGGATTCTGTGGCTGCTTCTGAGCAGTATGCTCCGGCGAGCGTGGCAGATTTTACTAAGTCCGGTATTGATTATTGGGCACTCGGGCACATTCACGAGCAGCAGATTGTGAGTCGTGAACCACTGGTAGCGTACTCCGGTAATATTCAAGGATTGCATATCAACGAACAAGGCGAGCGCGGCTGCCTGTTCGTTTCAGTCGAAAACGGACAAGCTTCTACAACACATCACACGCTAGGGACTGTGGAGTGGAAGATTGAACCGATTGATATTTTAACAATTGAACAGTTCGATGTGCTGGAAGAAGTTGTAGAGCACCGCTTCGAAGAGATCGCCCAGCAGGTTTCTGAACAGTGCAAAGGTGTTATTGTACGCCTTGTGTTGGAAGGGCGAAGCGTCCTTGATGGTGAATTACGTAAAAATGGAGCTGTTACTGAACTGACGGAGCGTATCCGTGAGGGCCAGATGAACAATAGCCCGTTTGTCTGGCTGAAAGATATTGAACTTGCATGTAAACCGGATGTGGATATTGACGCTATGCGTAGCCGTCCAGACTTGCTTGGCGAAGCTTTGACTGTTGCAGACCAGCTGATAACTGCTGATGATACAGATGAATTACGGGAATCGGTCAGCGAATTATTTGGTTCGCCAGTGAGTAAGCGAAATTTGACGATTCTATCGGATGCTGAACTTGTGCAACTTGCTGAGGAAGCACAATATTTATGCCTTGATTTATTGGAGGCAGAATAA
- a CDS encoding RluA family pseudouridine synthase, with translation MGQVEFVTVTPEEAGQKVLQFLQRRVNKDVPKSAIMRWIRTGQVRVNKGRVKPFVRLKMDDVVRIPPYTIDEVSNQDSQQRAAAHNGTLDIVSESEGLLVLHKPAGLPVQPGTGHDDAVTTRLKAKFADASFCPTPAHRLDKNTSGLLLVATSYSRLQELHELFRNEHALGKHYLAWVEGRWEHSETIELRDQLAKQKQHDGKERMETGAGKESLCTVTPLLVTNKKSLLHVALQTGRTHQIRVQLSARKHPIIGDVKYNGSPNSQGMLLHAWRIVLPAETFTCVPTWKRPFDVSTHLLVNAPT, from the coding sequence ATGGGACAGGTTGAATTTGTGACGGTAACGCCGGAAGAAGCCGGACAGAAGGTATTGCAGTTTTTGCAACGTCGGGTGAACAAGGATGTTCCGAAAAGCGCAATTATGCGTTGGATTCGCACAGGTCAGGTGCGTGTAAATAAAGGGCGTGTAAAGCCGTTTGTCCGTTTAAAGATGGACGATGTGGTACGTATTCCACCCTATACTATAGATGAAGTTTCAAATCAGGATTCTCAGCAAAGAGCTGCCGCTCACAACGGAACATTAGATATTGTAAGTGAATCTGAAGGGCTTTTAGTGCTGCATAAGCCAGCTGGATTACCTGTTCAGCCCGGTACAGGACATGATGATGCCGTCACAACCAGACTCAAGGCAAAATTTGCAGATGCTTCCTTCTGCCCTACTCCTGCTCATCGGTTAGATAAAAACACATCTGGCTTGCTCCTTGTTGCAACCAGTTATTCGCGCTTACAGGAATTGCATGAACTTTTCCGCAATGAACATGCATTAGGTAAGCATTATTTGGCATGGGTTGAAGGACGCTGGGAGCATTCGGAAACAATTGAACTGCGCGATCAGCTTGCTAAGCAAAAACAACATGACGGAAAAGAACGCATGGAGACTGGCGCAGGTAAAGAGTCGCTCTGTACTGTTACTCCATTGTTAGTAACAAATAAAAAATCATTATTACATGTTGCCTTGCAAACAGGTCGAACTCACCAGATACGTGTGCAGCTTTCTGCCAGAAAGCATCCTATCATTGGTGATGTTAAATATAATGGTTCACCGAACTCACAGGGCATGTTGCTTCATGCGTGGCGAATAGTATTACCAGCTGAAACTTTTACGTGTGTTCCGACATGGAAACGCCCTTTCGATGTCAGCACACATCTTCTAGTTAACGCGCCAACATAA
- a CDS encoding DnaA/Hda family protein produces the protein MLKNGLRNFLEQRYPEKDLRSWFDPLTIDYGDIEKSVSVAFPHAFFGTWFAAHGKPALEQAVREYISPEVVVLYDTPISMQSVGIHEKSTEKPTQIAHSGAAVQEKPTPSGRAASGAQFTFDTFLHNAKNVFPVASAKEVAKADVFPKYNPLVIAGPSGSGKTHLLRAIAHAIQEQRPQASVFSGNIEDLAALYQDGSPGARFEVRKHIVCNDFFLLDDLQRLEDFPILQEELIALFDSFHDNNKQMVFCCTDGLTAHSFLLPTLRSRLEWGLLAQLKQQDMDIRIRYATSHLKENQIKLTNDQIILLCQRFDDFRLLQGVLLKLAAFKDLMNTEVSEYEFNQILEHTDKSKATPLTADIIIGVVAEHYMLQPKDLLSEKRHQKIVLARQVAMYLTRTLLGSSYPALGRMFGGKDHSTVIYAVNKIKKFIVKNKDTKLLINELKEKCLTATK, from the coding sequence TTGCTGAAAAACGGGCTGAGAAATTTTCTTGAACAGCGCTACCCTGAAAAGGATTTACGCAGCTGGTTCGATCCGCTTACGATCGACTATGGTGACATTGAAAAAAGTGTATCTGTAGCCTTTCCTCACGCCTTTTTCGGCACATGGTTCGCTGCACACGGAAAACCTGCTTTAGAGCAAGCTGTACGGGAGTACATCAGCCCTGAAGTGGTTGTTCTGTACGACACACCAATATCTATGCAATCAGTTGGTATACATGAAAAAAGTACGGAAAAACCTACCCAGATAGCACACTCCGGTGCTGCTGTTCAAGAAAAGCCGACGCCGAGTGGTCGAGCTGCCTCAGGTGCGCAATTTACGTTCGACACCTTTTTGCACAATGCCAAAAATGTGTTTCCTGTTGCCAGCGCTAAAGAAGTGGCTAAAGCGGATGTATTTCCAAAGTATAACCCGCTGGTTATAGCAGGACCTTCCGGAAGCGGAAAAACTCACCTGCTGCGGGCTATTGCTCATGCTATACAAGAACAACGCCCACAGGCTTCTGTTTTTTCCGGCAATATTGAAGACCTTGCAGCGCTCTATCAGGATGGTAGCCCGGGAGCACGCTTTGAAGTGCGGAAGCACATAGTGTGTAATGATTTCTTTTTGCTGGATGATTTGCAGCGACTGGAAGATTTTCCCATATTGCAGGAAGAGTTGATTGCTCTGTTTGATTCGTTCCATGACAACAATAAGCAGATGGTTTTCTGTTGCACAGACGGACTAACTGCTCACAGCTTTTTGTTGCCTACCCTTCGTTCCAGACTGGAATGGGGCTTGCTTGCACAACTAAAACAGCAAGATATGGATATACGCATCAGGTATGCCACCAGCCATCTCAAAGAAAATCAGATAAAACTGACGAATGACCAGATCATTTTACTCTGTCAGCGCTTTGACGATTTCAGATTGCTACAGGGTGTACTGCTTAAACTGGCAGCATTTAAAGACCTGATGAATACAGAAGTGTCGGAATATGAATTTAACCAGATTCTGGAACACACAGACAAAAGCAAAGCAACACCGCTGACTGCTGACATTATTATTGGTGTGGTTGCTGAACACTATATGCTGCAACCAAAAGATTTGCTCAGCGAAAAACGGCACCAGAAGATTGTACTGGCGCGGCAGGTAGCCATGTATTTAACCCGTACGCTGCTCGGATCTTCCTATCCGGCTCTTGGCAGAATGTTCGGCGGAAAAGACCATTCTACTGTCATCTATGCTGTTAATAAAATTAAGAAATTTATAGTTAAGAACAAAGATACGAAACTTTTAATAAACGAGCTGAAGGAAAAGTGCCTAACTGCCACAAAGTAA
- the dnaN gene encoding DNA polymerase III subunit beta — MYLKVFKEDVIDGLLKAANIIPAKTGAAYLRSIWLKAEGDMLQILSTDSNIEFSGNYTATVTEEGLAGVQGRAFVDLVKKMPAGEITLRLEEDGKNLLIEQGRKRYKLPVNEATWFQNFSDFPEANSVYWSGDFLQEVIEKISFCISDEDTMEAIACLSIKPMEDQYIEACGLNGHQFSMQRFLNDELHALLPEDGILLQKKYLNELKKWLGGDEIELNIDNKRLFFRTGDKREVFTIPLSYYQYPDYNSFLSRLGSDDVTKLTVDRKLMIDALDRLLIFNTDNNRCTYFTFNGSEVELASQGQEVGIAKEYVDAEFAGDIEKIAFPTRNLIEILNHYQSEKLTFILTGTEGPCGLRGSDDPEYTVIIMPMKIVEETYYSEEEV, encoded by the coding sequence ATGTATTTAAAAGTATTTAAAGAAGACGTCATTGACGGTCTCCTGAAAGCTGCGAATATCATCCCTGCAAAGACAGGAGCAGCATACTTACGTTCCATCTGGTTAAAAGCAGAAGGCGACATGCTGCAAATTCTTTCCACGGATTCCAATATTGAGTTCAGTGGTAATTACACAGCCACTGTAACAGAAGAAGGACTCGCTGGAGTTCAAGGCAGAGCCTTTGTTGATCTGGTAAAAAAAATGCCAGCAGGCGAAATTACACTTCGTCTTGAAGAAGATGGTAAGAACCTTCTTATTGAACAGGGAAGAAAGCGCTATAAGCTTCCAGTGAATGAAGCAACATGGTTCCAGAACTTTTCTGATTTCCCTGAAGCAAACTCTGTTTACTGGTCAGGCGATTTCCTTCAGGAAGTGATTGAAAAGATCTCTTTTTGTATTTCCGATGAAGACACCATGGAAGCTATTGCATGTCTTTCCATCAAGCCAATGGAAGATCAGTACATCGAAGCATGCGGTCTTAACGGACACCAGTTCTCCATGCAGCGTTTCCTTAATGATGAACTCCATGCACTGCTTCCTGAAGACGGCATCCTTCTTCAAAAGAAATATCTCAACGAACTAAAGAAGTGGCTTGGTGGTGATGAAATTGAACTGAACATTGATAACAAGCGTCTCTTTTTCCGTACCGGAGATAAACGCGAAGTATTCACTATTCCTTTATCATACTACCAGTACCCTGATTACAATTCATTCTTGTCCCGTCTGGGCAGCGATGACGTAACCAAGCTGACTGTTGATCGTAAGCTTATGATCGACGCACTTGATCGTCTTCTTATTTTTAACACAGACAATAACCGCTGCACCTACTTCACTTTTAACGGCAGCGAAGTAGAACTTGCTTCTCAGGGACAGGAAGTAGGGATTGCTAAAGAATATGTGGACGCAGAATTTGCCGGTGATATCGAAAAAATTGCGTTCCCTACACGTAACCTGATCGAAATCCTCAATCACTACCAATCCGAAAAGCTCACCTTTATTCTTACCGGAACTGAGGGACCTTGTGGATTACGCGGTAGCGACGATCCGGAATACACAGTTATTATTATGCCTATGAAGATTGTAGAAGAGACTTACTACAGCGAGGAAGAAGTTTAA
- the gyrB gene encoding DNA topoisomerase (ATP-hydrolyzing) subunit B, translating into MTSKSQYTADSIQILEGLSAVRKRPAMYIGSTDVRGLHHLVYEVVDNSIDEAMAGFCDKITVKIHLDNSVTVQDNGRGIPVDMHPKEKRPAVEVVMTVLHAGGKFDSDTYKVSGGLHGVGVSCVNALAEYLEVTIDREGIRYKQRYERGVPVTGVDEIGKSRRRGTTVRFRPDEEIFETNQFVFETLKKRFEELAYLNSGLEIEFTDERSGDTSTFKAEGGIKQFVKDMNTGEGGMHAIIYGSGSGTGQHEHIFVEYALQYNASYKENLLTFCNNIRTKEGGTHLQGFKTALTRAINAYIQAADLPRKYKVKLSGDDVREGLTGVISAKIPQPQFEGQTKTKLGNSEVAGIVSGLVYEQLMTYFEENPKDARTVIEKAVDAARARDAARKAKDLVRRKGALGDNSLPGKLADCQSKKPEESELYIVEGDSAGGSAKQGRDPNSQAILPLRGKILNVEKTRFDKMLANKEIKAMITAMGAGIGEEDTDYEKLRYHKIIIMTDADVDGAHIRTLLLTFFFRQYPELISRGHLYIAQPPLYRAHASRFERFIKDDEELTTFLLERVSKDLTIVGKNGVEFAGEDLKGLLNTVRMINGKMREVENVGVKEDLFRTLLDYEKRLFPQNFEEENTNGLGDLLEERGYSVQAEKQEDEIESRTYLVFEDLNGHRTRIGTEFFNSKMYKVPYIAFDDLRNMCGGLSFTLRRKETETQVDNVLQLVETVMQEARKGLNVQRYKGLGEMNPEQLWETTMNPENRVFLQVTIDDAEEASETFEKLMGDKVEPRREFIERNALNVQELDI; encoded by the coding sequence ATGACCAGTAAGAGTCAATATACCGCGGACAGTATTCAAATTCTTGAAGGGCTTTCTGCGGTTCGTAAACGTCCGGCTATGTATATCGGCAGTACGGACGTGCGCGGTTTGCATCATCTTGTCTATGAAGTTGTAGATAACTCCATTGACGAAGCCATGGCAGGATTCTGTGACAAGATCACAGTGAAAATCCATCTTGATAACAGCGTCACTGTTCAGGATAACGGTCGTGGTATTCCGGTAGATATGCACCCGAAAGAAAAACGTCCCGCAGTTGAAGTTGTTATGACAGTTCTTCATGCTGGCGGTAAATTCGACAGTGATACATATAAAGTATCCGGCGGTCTGCACGGCGTAGGTGTTTCCTGTGTTAACGCATTGGCTGAATACCTTGAAGTGACTATTGACCGTGAAGGTATCCGTTACAAACAGCGCTATGAGCGCGGTGTTCCGGTTACCGGCGTTGATGAGATCGGCAAATCACGCCGTCGCGGTACAACCGTACGCTTCCGTCCTGATGAAGAAATTTTCGAGACTAACCAGTTTGTTTTTGAAACGCTCAAAAAACGTTTTGAAGAACTGGCGTACTTGAACTCCGGACTCGAAATTGAATTTACTGACGAACGCTCCGGTGACACATCTACTTTCAAAGCAGAAGGCGGCATCAAGCAGTTTGTAAAAGACATGAACACCGGTGAAGGCGGCATGCATGCCATTATCTACGGCAGCGGAAGCGGCACCGGTCAGCATGAGCATATTTTTGTAGAATACGCATTGCAGTACAACGCAAGCTACAAAGAAAACCTGCTTACGTTCTGTAACAACATTCGCACTAAGGAAGGCGGTACGCATCTTCAGGGCTTTAAAACAGCGCTTACACGTGCCATCAATGCCTACATTCAGGCTGCCGATCTGCCACGTAAGTACAAAGTGAAGCTTTCCGGTGATGATGTACGTGAAGGTCTTACCGGCGTTATCAGTGCTAAAATTCCTCAGCCGCAGTTCGAAGGGCAGACTAAAACCAAGCTCGGTAACAGTGAAGTTGCCGGTATTGTGTCCGGTCTGGTGTACGAACAGCTGATGACCTACTTTGAAGAAAACCCGAAAGACGCCCGTACCGTTATCGAAAAGGCTGTTGATGCTGCACGCGCACGTGATGCTGCACGCAAGGCAAAAGACCTTGTTCGCCGTAAAGGTGCACTTGGTGACAACTCCCTTCCGGGTAAACTTGCAGACTGCCAGTCCAAAAAGCCTGAAGAGTCCGAACTCTACATAGTGGAAGGTGACTCTGCGGGTGGTTCTGCGAAACAGGGTCGTGACCCTAATTCGCAGGCTATTCTGCCTCTTCGCGGTAAAATTTTGAACGTGGAAAAAACACGTTTCGATAAAATGCTCGCGAACAAAGAGATTAAGGCGATGATTACGGCAATGGGTGCCGGTATCGGTGAAGAAGATACAGATTACGAAAAGCTCCGCTATCATAAGATCATCATCATGACTGATGCGGACGTTGACGGTGCGCACATCCGTACCCTGCTGCTTACCTTCTTCTTCCGTCAGTATCCTGAGTTAATCAGCCGTGGTCACCTCTACATTGCGCAGCCTCCGCTGTACCGTGCACACGCGTCCCGCTTCGAGCGTTTTATCAAGGATGATGAAGAGCTGACGACCTTCCTTCTTGAGCGTGTTTCGAAAGACCTCACCATTGTGGGTAAAAACGGCGTAGAATTCGCTGGAGAGGACTTAAAAGGACTTTTGAATACTGTACGCATGATTAACGGAAAAATGCGTGAGGTTGAGAATGTGGGCGTTAAAGAGGATCTTTTCCGTACCCTTCTCGATTACGAAAAACGTCTCTTCCCTCAGAATTTTGAGGAAGAAAACACCAACGGGCTTGGAGACCTTCTTGAAGAGCGCGGATACTCCGTGCAGGCAGAGAAGCAGGAAGACGAAATCGAATCCCGTACGTACCTCGTGTTTGAAGACCTCAACGGTCACCGTACCCGAATCGGTACAGAGTTCTTCAACTCTAAAATGTACAAAGTTCCGTACATTGCCTTTGACGATCTGCGTAACATGTGCGGCGGCTTGAGTTTTACCCTGCGCCGTAAAGAAACTGAAACGCAGGTAGACAACGTGCTTCAGCTGGTTGAAACCGTAATGCAGGAAGCACGCAAAGGGCTTAATGTACAGCGTTACAAAGGTCTTGGTGAGATGAACCCTGAGCAGTTGTGGGAAACTACAATGAACCCGGAAAACCGTGTGTTCTTGCAGGTAACCATCGATGATGCGGAAGAAGCAAGCGAGACCTTTGAAAAGCTCATGGGCGACAAAGTAGAGCCGCGCCGTGAATTTATTGAACGAAATGCGCTTAATGTGCAGGAACTGGATATTTAG